The proteins below come from a single Malus domestica chromosome 03, GDT2T_hap1 genomic window:
- the LOC103418949 gene encoding uncharacterized protein translates to MAKENSCLTRVATGAVIGGAIGGAVGSVYGTYEALRFKVPGFLKIRHIGQRTVSSAALFGLFLGAGSLIHCGKSY, encoded by the exons ATGGCTAAGGAAAACAGCTGCTTGACTCGCGTTGCCACCGGCGCTGTAATTGGCGGAGCTATCGGCGGTGCCGTCG GTTCAGTGTATGGGACGTACGAAGCTTTAAGGTTTAAG GTGCCAGGATTTCTGAAGATCAGGCACATTGGACAAAGAACAGTGTCGAGTGCGGCTCTATTCGGTCTTTTCTTAGGTGCTGGAAGCTTGATACATTGTGGGAAGTCATATTGA